Within Meles meles chromosome 19, mMelMel3.1 paternal haplotype, whole genome shotgun sequence, the genomic segment gcattGTATTTCTGTTGGGCGGCCTAAGGGGAGGGAGCCTATGGACAGTTACCAcaataaataagtacatattATGGTATGTTAGGAagtgataatttcttttttatttttagaaaaaaattttttagttttttttttaatttatttgacagagatcataagtaggcagagagaggcaggcagaaggagaaagggggaagcaggctccctgatgagcagagagcccgatgtggggctcgatctcaggaccctgagatcaccacctcagccgaaagcagaggcttaacccactgagccactcaggcgccctggaAGCGATAATTTCTATGGAAAATAAAGTTCAGGGTAAGAGAGTGTATTTGCTTCCTGTTGCTTCtgttaacaaattaccacaaacttaccaggtcaaaaaacccacaaatttattattttgcagTTCTAAAGGTCAGGAGATCAAAATAGCTCTTCCCGCCTAAAATCAAAGGCTGAGTCTCGGGGAGGTTCCAGGGGAAAATCCACTTGTGTGTTTCAGCTTCTAGAGGGTGCCTGCTTTGGTTCCCAGCCATATCACTCCACCCTCTGCTCACAAAATCCCGTCTCTTTCTCCGACTCTGCCCCTCCAACCTCCCTCTTGCAAGGACTCAAAGAGATTATACTGGGGCCCCAGAAtgatccagaataatctccccatGTCTAGATCCTTGATTTAGTCACATGTGTAAAGTCGCTTTGACCATGTTCAcagattctggggattaggaAGGAGCCATcttgggcagggggaaggggcaaacCAGAGGGGGTTCTGTTCCTGGGaacccttcctccttcctgcacCTCAGCCAACAGGGGTTAGAAGTTGGTGCTGTCCTGGGGCCTCCGGAATCTTGCCTGAGGAGCAGCAGGGTCTGAGACCCCTCGCCATCATTGGTCTCCGGGCACAGGGTCTCTTGCCCAAGGTTCCTCAAAGGGCAGGCTGacctgtggggaggggcaggaggctggGTGAGAAAGGCAATGGGTACAGCGCTCCCCTTCACCCGCAGTCGGGAGGGACGATCACCTGGGCTCCGGCGTGGTCCTGTCTGTCCTGTCTGTGCAGTGTCCGCCGGCTGTGCCACTGGCGCAGGGAGGCACGAGCCTCAGAGCTGAGCCCCTGGGGTGCGCGGCCCGCATCCGGCTGGTAGTGAGCGATGTGGTGCAGCGCCCCAAACCACGTGGTCAGGTAGTACCCGGCTAGGGACAGGACTGGGCGGTCAGTGCAGCTCTCTGGCTACCCTGGCCCCCCCAGGTCTCCCTGCGGCTTGTCCGCCTTGTCCCACGCTGCAGGGCGAGGCTGTTGGGCCCCTAGGGCGCCCCCTGTTAGGTCCCGGCGTTTCTGGGGTGGGGACTCACCTTCACCCCGTAGCTCGTCCGGATCCAGCAGCTCCATGAGAAACTCCACGTCCAGCTGCGTCTCCCCAATGTGCGGACTCCAGATCAGTTCTTCCGTCAGCGCCGGCAGGAAGGCGTCGGCCCCCAGGGGCTCTGGCGGAGCGGGAGGACAGGCTTTGAGGCCGATGGGGGCGTGCAGACACCTCCATCCGATCCCCGGGACCGATACCCGGGGCGCTGGCTGCCCTTTCACCTCGTTGGGCATGCAAACGCCTCTAACCATGCCCACGTAGACGTCTCCCTCTAGAGCGTGCCACCCTCTCCCCTCGACGTGCACACAGGCGCCTCCCACCCGGCTGCCGCCACCGTCAAGCTACCGCACATCCAGGTGGACGCAGGTGAACCTCCTTTACCTTGGTTCTCGCCCTGAGCCAGACCCGCGTAAACGTCAGTGCACACCGCCAGCAGCAGCGCCACCTTGCGGCGTGGAGCGCAGGCGGCGTGGAGGTGCTCCAGGCGCGCGTGGATGCGGCTCCGCAGGGCGGGAGCGGGGCCCCGTCCCTCAAGCCCCGCCCCCTGGCATCCCggaggccccgcccccacccgcagGGCTATTTGTCGCTGCCGCAGTCGCCGCAGTTCCTGGGCTCGGAGCATGCGGAGTCGCGCCCACAGGGCAGGCTTCAACGGCGCCAGCACCGCCCGGCACAAGGCCGCCTCCACCGCAGTGCCTGCGAGGGGTTGGGGTGGGTGAGCGAAGGGCGGAAGGACTGACCTCCGCCCCGAGGCCCGAGTACCACCCCGCTCTGGCCTCTGTCCCCCGACAAGTGTAGACACGGGTGAGAGAACACGTGTGGAAGAGGGAGCCTGGGTGTGAACATGCTCATGGAAGAGGGAGTACGGGTGTCACACATGCGAGAGATGGAGCAGTGGTGAACGGAACAGGAGTTAACTCTATGTAGGAAAAGGCCTTTTCCTTTGGCCAGGCAAACAGGTGCacggagatggagagaaagaagttGGGTGGGGACACACAGGTAACGCCAAGGGATGGCACACGAGAACACGAGTGGGGTCAGGGAATGGCCATAAATCCCTTCCAGCCCTCCTTATTACCAAGATCATCGTCCTTCTGGGGGACCCCAGGCCCCCTGCTCCCAAAAACAGCCCTGACATCAGGGTCCTTTGATAGGTGGTCCTGGAGGTCAGTAAGGAGGTGGCGCACATCCTGAAGCAGCTCCGTGGCCGGGTCCCCAGGCCTGTGGGGGCCTCTGGCATTTGAGGTGAGGCGCGCCCGAAGGCTCTGGAACTGCCTGCCCACATAGTTGCCCCGGGCCCTGGCCAGAGCTTGGATGTGATGGGTGAGCACATCCTCGGGGCCATTCTCTTCATCTTTGTAGTCGTCCTCGTTTTCATCCTCGTCCTcgtcctccttctctttctcctccaccaGGCTGGCCAGAGCTGGCCCAGGATGTTGTACTTCTGGGCTGAGCGGGCCTTCCACCCAGGAGACCCGGTGAGGAGCAGGGTTCCTGGGGGCTGGATGTGAGGAGAGAGTTGGGCCCCACAGAACAGCAGCAGCAGTTCCCTTGTCCCTCAGGGGCCCAGGGCCCTGTCCAGCCCAGCTCACCGGAACTGTGTCTTTCTGCAGTTTCTGGAGGTGTCTCTGGGGGGAtctgctccttcctccactctccGTGAGTCTCCAGGTAGAGCTTGTTCACCATGGAGAGCACCCTTTCCGGGACGTTGAGGTGGACACTGCCAGTCTGTGGGGGACCTGGGGACCAGCATAACCGAGGTGTCCCAGATGTCCAAGGACCCAGCCCTGCTTCCTTCAGGGCACTGGGAGACTTAATTTCCAGCCTCATTACTGGCTTGGTCCCTGGCCCCTTGTCAGTCAGGCCCAGGAGCCAAACCTCCCATAGCTCCCTCACCCCCATTTTATTCTCCCACAAACCCAGTAGTCTGGTCCCTGAAGGGCCATCCTGCTGGACCAAGGAGCCTGGAAAGTGGCTTCCCCCTCCTTTAGGGAGCCATCCCTCACCTGTGTGTTGGTCTCCAGGCTTTAGAGTGGGAGGGGGCAAGAGCAGTGTTCTGGGCAAAACATCCCTGAGAAAAGGTAAGAGGGAGCTGCAGTGTGGATGAGATGTCTTAGGGATGGAACCCCCTTAGCCCTTTTTATGGGGAACCTGTACCTGCTGGCTGATAGGAAGG encodes:
- the RINL gene encoding ras and Rab interactor-like protein, with the translated sequence MAQLEDEASAGAINGERWVPSQVNGAGETPIGVLGTPEPLLRLWRTWGVWQIPELDLQHAEALLELWPPGSFLVTGHDPSQVLVLRTGASPGEIHTYQIQKLPGGVSLEYSNLCMPDLPHLLAFLSASRDVLPRTLLLPPPTLKPGDQHTGPPQTGSVHLNVPERVLSMVNKLYLETHGEWRKEQIPPETPPETAERHSSAPRNPAPHRVSWVEGPLSPEVQHPGPALASLVEEKEKEDEDEDENEDDYKDEENGPEDVLTHHIQALARARGNYVGRQFQSLRARLTSNARGPHRPGDPATELLQDVRHLLTDLQDHLSKDPDVRAVFGSRGPGVPQKDDDLGTAVEAALCRAVLAPLKPALWARLRMLRAQELRRLRQRQIALRVGAGPPGCQGAGLEGRGPAPALRSRIHARLEHLHAACAPRRKVALLLAVCTDVYAGLAQGENQEPLGADAFLPALTEELIWSPHIGETQLDVEFLMELLDPDELRGEAGYYLTTWFGALHHIAHYQPDAGRAPQGLSSEARASLRQWHSRRTLHRQDRQDHAGAQVSLPFEEPWARDPVPGDQ